Part of the Microcoleus sp. AS-A8 genome, CTCCTCGGCAATTGCCTCAAGGTCTTCTGCTGTGGTAAAGGGGACAGTATCGTCCTCTCGCTCGTCTTCTAGAGGCGGTAAAGCCGACTCCCAAGAAGGGACGGGTGTTGTTGCCAAAGTTCCTGGTTGGGGCCGTTCGTCCTGATCAGCCAGAGGTACCTCTATCGGTAATTCCTCGGCTGGGTCGGTATCAGTAGCGCTGGGATCTGACACCTCCAGGGGAGCGGCTTGCTCATCCTTCCCAGAGATGAGAAAATTTGGATCTTTGGAGAAAATAGCCCTCCAAACTGTTCCCGTGAAAGCACCGCAATTGTGACAGGTTTCAGCAGTGACGGGTACTTGGGCTTCACACTCATGACAAGTTTTATGGATCAGGGAAGTTCCACAACTTTGACAAAACTTATTGGTATTGGGGTTTTCAAACTGACACTTGGGACAAACTAACATAAGGGAACTTCCTCACTTCCTGTCAGAGGTTTTAAAGTTTGGTATATAAGCTAACTGCCATCTAGTTTGCCACGTCAGAATCGAAGGTTGCAGCTTTTGGAATTCAGTCCAAAGCTGAGGAAGCTTATGCGTGAGCCGATAGCAATCCAGCTATGACTGATTTGAGTCGTCATAGCTGCTGTAGAGCCTCCAGTTCTGTCGGTGTTAGGTCACGCCATTGACCTGGCTCAAGACCGTCTAGACGGAGTTGAGTCAACTGCTTCTGACCCGCGACGCCGATCGCGATCCGAACGATTCGCAATGTGGGGAACCCCACCGTCGCCGTCATCCGCCGCACCTGTCGATTCCTCCCCTCCGTTAAGGTTATCTCTAGCCAAGAGGTGGGCACGGTCTTACGAAAGCGGATCGGGGGTTGACGAGGGGGTAGGAGGGGTTCTTCGGCTAATCGCTGCACCAAAGCGGGTCGTGTGTGGTAATCCTGAATGACCACACCACTACGTAACTGGTTCAAGGCAGCTTCATCCGGAATACGCTCTACCTGTACCCAGTATGTGCGAGGATGACAAAATCGTCGATCTGAAAGTCGATGCTGCAAGCGTCCATTATTGGTTAATAGCAGCAGTCCTTCGCTGTCCCGGTCAAGCCGTCCTACTGGGTAAACCGAAGGTATGGGTATGTAATCTTTCAGCGTGCCACGGTTGGTCTGGCTGGCGTCCTGATCAGTGAACTGGCTTAAGACGTTGTAGGGTTTGTAGAACAAGAGATATCTGTACACGCGTTTTGCATTGAAATCTGGCTGGAGTCATAAGGATAAAACAGTGAGTCGAGAGAGTTAAAAAACAACTTTTCTCTATCCCCCCGCCCCGTACTTCCCAGCTTTCCATTGAGAAACTGACTCCTGAACCTATGCTCTAGTATGTTCGGTGATACTGGTGGCATTAAGACAAGAATTAGTCAATTTTGACGGCAAAGCGCACAAATCCGACATTACCTGGAGTTGTGTTGGGAAGATCTCCCAGTTGCAATAAAACAGAGCCATTGGGATTGTTGGTATTCGGACAGGGAGAGGTTACGGGGGTTAGAGGAGAGGCAAATGTTCCCTGGTCTGTATCCGATGCATTCGTTTGGGGGGTCTGCGTGCCATTTTGATTTAACAAAATTCCACGACCGCCGCCAAAACTCTCAAAGATAAACGTGGTTCCAGAGGGAATGGGGTCACAAAGACGAGCATTGTTAACCTCTTGGGAGCCATCGGAGAGGAAATAAATAGTGTACTCGACTTCATCTCCATTTTGTAAGGGTGTTTCTGATTCTAGGTTGATTACCCCTAACAACCCTCCAGGCAATTGAGACCAGCCCGAAGCATCATCAGTCATATCTTTGGGGTCATTTACCACACTATTGAAGTTAATACCGCTAATGGGCACATCGCTTCGCGTTGCATTGGTGATACGCTTCACCAACCGCAAGCGTGGTTCTGTCCCTGGAGGGTTCGCTAAATCAAGCGGAGTCGTGTTGTTGTTATCACTGGGGTTGCCGTTGCCATCTGGATCGGGGTTCACACCATCGGTGGAAGTGTCACGCGTGGGGCCGACGGGACTCTGAGCTGTTGCCTCCGCTTGATTGTCGTAGGGACTGAGTTGATTACCGGGGGTAATAGTAACAAGCAGTTCAATTGTTTTTGTTTGCCCGATCACTAAGGTGTCGGTGCCAGAGAGTAGATTTGTATCATTGACGCCATTGAAGTTGTTATTGGGGGCAAGGTTACCCGTTGGACTGCTGACGCGATTGACAGTGAATGGCGTCGAACCAAAGGTATTGGAAAGATTTTCCGTGACTTGGACATTGTTGAGGTCAACATTGCCCAAATTCTGGATGGTGATGGTGTAGGTGAGTTGGAAATTGCCGTTACCCAGGTCAACCACGGAAGCTACGGTCTTAGCGGCACCAATAATCGGACTGGCTGTAACTTGCAACGGTGTGGGGTCAGGGAATCCCACCACAGGAATGTAATCTGATAGAAGCGTCGAATCGCCGAAGTTAGGTGGAAGACCAAAAAGTTCGGATTGATTGAAGATGGTGCCAGGGGGGGTGTTAGGCGGAATCCGAACATCCACGCTGATTTGGGCAATGGTTCTGGCTTGAATCGTGATACCCGTGATTTCCAAGAGGTTAGTACTGCCATAGTTGTTGGGAGTGCTACCACTAATCTCTGTTAACCTTAGCGTGTCAGCAACGAATGTCCTTCCATTTTGCAGTTCGTCCCTAAACCTCAAGTTCGTTAAGGTCAACGGACTGCTGTTGGCAATGCGATAGATGTAGGTGACGGTTCCCCCCGCAGGCACTGTTTCGGGTGACACACTCTTCTCGACTTGTACGGCAAAAGCACAAGCGGCACCATCATTTCTGACTACTCCTTGTGCAATACTGAGTAGGCTAAATTGACCTGTACCGGGACTCTCGACCGTACCTACATCCACAAGGTAGAAAGCACTGTTATTAGGGCTCGTTTCGTAGGCGAAAAACTGACCAAAGGCATCAAAGAAGGCTCCCCCAACCGTACCAATTTGGGGATTGAGTGAAGGCAAGAAGCTAAGCGCGCCAGTCGTGCGGTCAATTCTCGCGACCTGCCTTGAGATAGTATCAAAGCCATAGAGCTGTCCATCTCTGGGATTGATGGCAAAGTCGGCTATGTCAGTCGGTTGTGATAGGGTGACGGTCGTACCAACCAATGTTGCCGCAGCTCCTGTGACATTAATTGTAAATAGTTGCTGGTTCTGTGGGTTCTGCGGATTACTACTTAAGATCAGGTAGTTGCCATTGACATCGACATCGCCAGCTAAATACAAAATCGGTTGTCCAGGTAAACCCGCAGGAACACCTAGAGAAGTTGGTACTCCATTGGGCGCAATCCGATAAACAGCCCGTGTGTCGGGATCGATGCCGTAGATCAATCCATCTTGAAAATTAAAGCCGATCGCGTTGTAGCGGATATTCGGAGGGATGACAATACCAGCAATCGGGTTTAGGGTAAACGGATTGACGTTGATGTTTACGGTGTTGAGTTCCGTTGGGGCGCTCACATCCGTCACATCCGTGCCTTGTCCTCGACTCACATACAATGTGTTTGTACAAGGAAAACTCGCTGAAGATTGTGCTGGCGCTGGAGGAGAATAACTCAATGCGATCGCTAAAATTAAAGCAGCAAAAAAAGCGGTCAAACGATTGATTCGTTTGCGCCAATAATTGCCCCCTCTAGTGATGGCGATGAGTGCCTTTCTCTTCCAATTTTGAGCGGCTGGTGGGAGGTAATTGCGATACACGACCTTGTTAACCTCTCTTTCACGATGCTTTTGGCAAGAGAAAAAAATACCAAACTAGCACAAATACAGCTTTTGTACAGATAGTTTTCAAAAAATCAATCCATTTTTTACCACATAAGCATTTGACATCGAGCCGCTAGCTTGTAACTTTCCCAAAGGAAAAACGAAAGCAACGCCCAATCAAACGTTGCTAATCAAAGACTTTTATTCAGCTCTATTGATGATTAAAAAGTTAAGACATCTCAGAGGTTTGAAATAGCTCGTGCATAAGCGCTGCTACCAAGAGCGCTTACACTTATTCTGGATTTTGCTAACAAAGTCAGCGAATTGCTTTCTTGCCACCTGATGAAACCAGAAGAGTTGATATTAGCGCTTTGCTACAGTTACCAAACCTATCTATAGGAATAGAGTGGGCATGACCCTCTCTACCCCTAGCTCATCTACTAACTATTAATCGATTCTGACGCGGAAGCGGATAAAACCAATATTACTTGGCGGCGTCGTGGGCAGTTCTCCCAGATTCACTAAGATTGATCCGTTAGAGTTGTTGGTATTGGGACAGGGAGAGGTAACCGGAGTTAGACGGGAAAAGAATGTCCCTTTGTCTGTATCTGGGGCGTTAGTTAGAGATGTATTTGTTGCCTGTTGATTCAACAAAATCCCTTGCCCCGGTTGAAAACTATCAGGAATAAATGTGGTTTTCTCTGGAATGGGGTCACAGACTTTGGCATCGGTGACAGATTGAGTTCCATCCGAGAGGTAATAAACGGTATATTCGACTTCATCTCCAGTCTGTAAGAGAGCATCGGAAGCGATGCGGAAAACACCCGTGAGAACTCCACCCGGCAGTTGAGACCAACCAGAAACATTGTCGTTGAGGTCATTGGGGTTATCAACAAAGCTCTGGAAGTCAATTCCACTAATGGGCGCACCACCTCGGATTACATTTGTAATGCGTTTCACCAAGCGTAAGTTTGGCCCTACATCCAATGGAGTCTGGTCATTGTTATTGGTTGGGTTGCCATCATTATCCGGGTCTGGATTAATCCCAGCTTGCGATTGATCGCTCACTGAGCCAGAAGGACTTTGAGCTGTTCCTTGTACCACGTTTTCATAGGTACGAGTTTGGTTACCTGGGGTGATAATGACGACCAATTCAAGGACTTTTGTTTCACCAACAGCTAAGGTATCTGTACCCGATAGCAAATTAATGTCAGTACGACCATTGTAGTTAGAATTAGGCGTAAGGTTGCCATTAGGACTTGTGACACTATTGGCAGGAACTGTAAACGGTATGGTATCAAAGGTAGTGGCAAGGTTCTCCGTAAGCTGAAGATTAGTGAGATTCTCTTGCCCGTAGTTTCGGGCACGAATTCTGTAAGTTACGGTGGAGTTTCCTCCATCAGAAGGAACAATGGAAACGAGTTCCTTGGCAACTCCTAAAGCCGGTATTTGGTTGAAGCTGACTGGTGTGGGTTGGTTGTTATTAGGCTCGTTGGCGATGCCATTGCCATCGGGGTCTGGGTTTGTGCCATTTTGAGAGAAGTCTTCAGTCGGGCCCGCAGGACTTTGACCTGTCGCCTGAGCTTGGTTGTTGTAAGGGCCAAGGTTGGCACCAGGAGTGACATCGACAATAAATTGAATGGTCTTGCTTTGACCAACGACTAATGTGTTGTTTGTACCTGCTAACAGATTGAAGTCAGTGCGACCATCGTAGTTGGGATTAGGAGTGAGGTCGCCGCTTGGACTGCTAACACTATTCGGGGAAACGGTAAAGGACGTTGCGTTAGCAAAGGTAGTGGTGAGATTTTCAATAACTTGCACATTGTTGAGGTCAACATTCCCTAGGTTGCTGACGACGAGTGCGTAAGTCACTCGGAAGACACCGCCGCCAAGATTAACGCTCGATGCCACTGCCTTTGTCAAACCAATCCTCGGAGTGGGGGGAGCTGGAGTAATGACTAAGGGTGTCTGATCAGGGTAGATGCCTGAGGGGGGAAAATCTGACGGAATCGTAGGTGGAAGGGTCAGTCCAGGCACGGATGGAACGTTATTGATTGTGGCTTGATTCAAGACTGTGCCAGGAGTTGCACTCAAACTGACCCGGACATTGACGGTGATTTCAACAGAACCTCTAGGTGGGATGGTAATCCCTGCAATTTCCAGCACTGGAGTTCCGCCATAAGCATTAGGAGTGCCACCCACGCTAGTATTGTCTAGCGTTTGATCGACGTAGATTAACCCAGGAGGTAACTGGTCGGTGAAAGTCAAGTTTGCCGTGCTTAATGGCTGTCCTAGCTGGTTAGCAATGCGATATCTGTATGTAACGATGCCATTGGCGGCTACTGATTGAGGATCGACAATTTTCTCCGCGATCGGCGCAAAGGCACAAGATGCACCATCAAATCTTGATATGGCTCCAATAGAGGTCTGGTTCTGTTGTTCAAAAACGATTGGGTTAGCGTTTGCAACGTTACGAGCTACCAATAAATTACTAACATTACCATTACTCTCTACAACGTAGAAGTTCCCAAACGCATCGAAGAAAGATGCACCAACCGCAGCATTACCAACAGCAACATTGGTTATTGGATTGCCAAAGTACGTGACTACACCCGTCGTCGGGTCGATGCGAGCCATCTGTTTTCGGTTGCTGTCAAAGGAATAAAGCTGATCATCCACGGGATTGAAGGAGATGTCGGCAAAGCTAGTACCTGCGAGTGTCCGCGAGCTGACGACAGTATTAGTGGCTAGATTGATCGCAAAGAAGTTCGGTTGATCCGCAGGAGCAGGCGGGTTAGGCGTGACACCTAAAGGATCAAAAGTGGTGAGATAGACGTAGTAGAGTCCATTTCTATCGATATCACCTGCAAAAGCATTACGCCTACCGCCCGCATCTGGGGCTGGGAGTACCGGAAACCCAGTTGCGGGGCCTCGTGGGATAGCTGTTCCACTACTATTAATTTGATAAAGTGATGGAGGATTGGCTCCGTTACCAGAATCAGGGTTACCCGAATTGGGTGCAATACCATAAATGAAGCCATCTTGAATATTAAATCCTATGGCGTTGTATTGACGAGTTGCAATGCCGACAGTGTTAAGCGCAAAATTAGGCGTTGTGATAACGCTGGAGAGTGTAGTCGCTCCGGTAGCTGGTCCTTGACTGATGTACAAAGTCCGATCGCAAATAAAACTCCCCGCAGCTCCCTGTGTTAAGGCTGGAGGGTAGTAGCCCACTACCACCGCCAACAGAGTCAAGAGGCTGATTAGCCCATGCCCCAACTTCCGCAACCGGAATGATACTTTTGGATAGGGGAACATCACCCTCTGACTCCGACGGGGCATGATTTTATTCGCAGAAGATAAAGCCAAGCCGATCAATATTTGGGCTTTTTTTTTCCACGTCTGGACGCCGATTCGCTGGGAATTGCGCTGCACTACCTCGATCCTCCCCTAGGTTCTACTTGCAAGTCGGTTTCTTGATTTTCAAAGATGATTTCCAAGCCTCTCGTGTCTTGGAAGATGAATTCCACGCGGCGATCGCGTGCATAATCCACAACGTCAGTGCCCGTGGTTCGGCGTTCTACTTCACCAAATGACCGAATTGTCAAGCGTTCTGGAGCAATTCCTTGACGCAACAGATAATTTCGTGCGGCGATCGCACGACGCATTCCTAAGGCTTGGTTGTAGGCCGCACTGGCACGGGGGTCAGTGTGACCCTGAATGTCAACGGTGAGAAAGGGATAAGAGCGCATTACTTCACCAATTTGGTCGAGGATGGCGGCGCTTTCCGGACTGATGGTGGATTGGTCGAGAGCGAAATGGATATTCCGTGCTATGGAGAGCCTCAGTTGTTCTGGTGGAGGAGTCGGTTCTGGGGGAGTGGGTGGTACTTGTGCGGTTGTACATGGGGGAATCACACCAGAAGGTGCATCAGGTTGGGCTGTGCCAGTCCCATCCGCCGCGAGAACCCTGGCATTGAGCGCGGGTTCAGAGGTGCCGTACTGGGGATGAGTTGCGATCGCGCTGACTTTTTCCCCAGGCTGTAAATTATCGAGAGTGACGCTAAAATCCCCTTTCTCATCTGTAGTTACACTCGTGAGGGGTTCACTTAACGGGCCATAGGGAATAGTCGTATTTTCCCGAACTCGATACACTTCAACCGTTGAACCCGGATCAGCTTTTCCAAACAGCTTCACCTCTCTTCCCAATACAAAAAACTCCGAACTGTGAAACTGCGGCGCATTAATCGCTGAGTTCCCCGTTTCTTCGCGTCGGTTGGGGGAATTCCGGAGGGGATTCGGGCCATCCCCGCGTTGAAAATGAATCGGGTTAACATTCTGTTGGGTGTTGAGGTCAATGCTCAACCCTTCGAGTTGGGCAAAGCGATTGTTCTCAATCCTGTTGCGCGCAGAGGAGCGATTCTGCTGGACATCGTTTTTCGGATAAGCCGTCACCACCACACCCGGCCCTGACTGATAACGAATTTGGTTATCCATCACCTGGTGATTATTTCCCATCAGGTAAACAGCCGCCTGACGCAAGCGTCTGCCGTTCGAGGTGATTTGGTTATTGCGAATTTGTACAGCACCGTTGGGCTTAAATAAATACACCCCACTGCCATCATTGCCACAAATTAAATTGCCTGTAATTTGCGACTGGTCAATCTCCCCTTCTAGGCGAATGGCATCGGGCATTCCAGCTAGCCCATTAGCCACGATGATGTTCTCTGTTACCAGCATATTTTCGGCTTGAGCGCCGGTAATGATGCCACTACCCTGATGGTTGGCAATGCGGTTGCGTCGGATTGTAGTTCCTTGACTGTTAAACACGTACAAGCCAAAGGCCGATAACTGACTGGGCATTTGCCCATTGGGTGGGATACCCAACCAATTCAGTTCAATCGCGACATTCTTCGGTGGCTGGGATTCGCTGGGTTTGGAGTTGGGTTTAGGACTCCTCAAATCCAAACTAGAGGTGGGTGCCTGGAGCGTTACATCGGGAAATGAAGGATTCCGGTCGATCACAATATCTCCCGGTGGTGTGTTGAGTGTCGCCCCACCCCACTTGCCAAAGCCATAGATACTTAAACCCCGCACGGTGATGTTATCGGCGACAATGGTTAGTCCCCGTAAGACTTCTTGGTTGGGTGCGGGGGCTAGAGCCACCACAGGAATAGGGATTTCAATTTCTGCCGTTGGCGAACGGGTTGCATCATAACCCGGTTGGGTTGTACCATCCACCACCAACCCCGGATTGGCTAAGGATGGTAATAGTGCCGTGAGGTAAATAGTGGTTTGGTCTGGGGGTAAATTAAATTCAATGCGAGAGGGTGTATTGGCGTCGAGGGGTCGAACTTGGGCTTTTTCCGCCTCACTCAATAGCCCAAGGCTGAGTTCACCATTGACAAGGGCGATCGCCTCCCGCAAGGTTAAGCTATTGTCGGGTTGAATCAGGCCATCCTGATTACTATTCACCACCACGGATACAGAATTGGTCGGTTGCGCTGTCGCCCTCAGTGGCGCGACTAAAACGCTAAACAGGAGCAGTTGAGGAAGGCAGAAGGCAAAAGGCGGAAGGCAAAAGGTTTTGTTCACAAGGAGATTCA contains:
- a CDS encoding pseudouridine synthase, with translation MYRYLLFYKPYNVLSQFTDQDASQTNRGTLKDYIPIPSVYPVGRLDRDSEGLLLLTNNGRLQHRLSDRRFCHPRTYWVQVERIPDEAALNQLRSGVVIQDYHTRPALVQRLAEEPLLPPRQPPIRFRKTVPTSWLEITLTEGRNRQVRRMTATVGFPTLRIVRIAIGVAGQKQLTQLRLDGLEPGQWRDLTPTELEALQQL
- a CDS encoding DUF11 domain-containing protein, translated to MYRNYLPPAAQNWKRKALIAITRGGNYWRKRINRLTAFFAALILAIALSYSPPAPAQSSASFPCTNTLYVSRGQGTDVTDVSAPTELNTVNINVNPFTLNPIAGIVIPPNIRYNAIGFNFQDGLIYGIDPDTRAVYRIAPNGVPTSLGVPAGLPGQPILYLAGDVDVNGNYLILSSNPQNPQNQQLFTINVTGAAATLVGTTVTLSQPTDIADFAINPRDGQLYGFDTISRQVARIDRTTGALSFLPSLNPQIGTVGGAFFDAFGQFFAYETSPNNSAFYLVDVGTVESPGTGQFSLLSIAQGVVRNDGAACAFAVQVEKSVSPETVPAGGTVTYIYRIANSSPLTLTNLRFRDELQNGRTFVADTLRLTEISGSTPNNYGSTNLLEITGITIQARTIAQISVDVRIPPNTPPGTIFNQSELFGLPPNFGDSTLLSDYIPVVGFPDPTPLQVTASPIIGAAKTVASVVDLGNGNFQLTYTITIQNLGNVDLNNVQVTENLSNTFGSTPFTVNRVSSPTGNLAPNNNFNGVNDTNLLSGTDTLVIGQTKTIELLVTITPGNQLSPYDNQAEATAQSPVGPTRDTSTDGVNPDPDGNGNPSDNNNTTPLDLANPPGTEPRLRLVKRITNATRSDVPISGINFNSVVNDPKDMTDDASGWSQLPGGLLGVINLESETPLQNGDEVEYTIYFLSDGSQEVNNARLCDPIPSGTTFIFESFGGGRGILLNQNGTQTPQTNASDTDQGTFASPLTPVTSPCPNTNNPNGSVLLQLGDLPNTTPGNVGFVRFAVKID
- a CDS encoding DUF11 domain-containing protein → MQRNSQRIGVQTWKKKAQILIGLALSSANKIMPRRSQRVMFPYPKVSFRLRKLGHGLISLLTLLAVVVGYYPPALTQGAAGSFICDRTLYISQGPATGATTLSSVITTPNFALNTVGIATRQYNAIGFNIQDGFIYGIAPNSGNPDSGNGANPPSLYQINSSGTAIPRGPATGFPVLPAPDAGGRRNAFAGDIDRNGLYYVYLTTFDPLGVTPNPPAPADQPNFFAINLATNTVVSSRTLAGTSFADISFNPVDDQLYSFDSNRKQMARIDPTTGVVTYFGNPITNVAVGNAAVGASFFDAFGNFYVVESNGNVSNLLVARNVANANPIVFEQQNQTSIGAISRFDGASCAFAPIAEKIVDPQSVAANGIVTYRYRIANQLGQPLSTANLTFTDQLPPGLIYVDQTLDNTSVGGTPNAYGGTPVLEIAGITIPPRGSVEITVNVRVSLSATPGTVLNQATINNVPSVPGLTLPPTIPSDFPPSGIYPDQTPLVITPAPPTPRIGLTKAVASSVNLGGGVFRVTYALVVSNLGNVDLNNVQVIENLTTTFANATSFTVSPNSVSSPSGDLTPNPNYDGRTDFNLLAGTNNTLVVGQSKTIQFIVDVTPGANLGPYNNQAQATGQSPAGPTEDFSQNGTNPDPDGNGIANEPNNNQPTPVSFNQIPALGVAKELVSIVPSDGGNSTVTYRIRARNYGQENLTNLQLTENLATTFDTIPFTVPANSVTSPNGNLTPNSNYNGRTDINLLSGTDTLAVGETKVLELVVIITPGNQTRTYENVVQGTAQSPSGSVSDQSQAGINPDPDNDGNPTNNNDQTPLDVGPNLRLVKRITNVIRGGAPISGIDFQSFVDNPNDLNDNVSGWSQLPGGVLTGVFRIASDALLQTGDEVEYTVYYLSDGTQSVTDAKVCDPIPEKTTFIPDSFQPGQGILLNQQATNTSLTNAPDTDKGTFFSRLTPVTSPCPNTNNSNGSILVNLGELPTTPPSNIGFIRFRVRID
- a CDS encoding OmpA family protein produces the protein MNKTFCLPPFAFCLPQLLLFSVLVAPLRATAQPTNSVSVVVNSNQDGLIQPDNSLTLREAIALVNGELSLGLLSEAEKAQVRPLDANTPSRIEFNLPPDQTTIYLTALLPSLANPGLVVDGTTQPGYDATRSPTAEIEIPIPVVALAPAPNQEVLRGLTIVADNITVRGLSIYGFGKWGGATLNTPPGDIVIDRNPSFPDVTLQAPTSSLDLRSPKPNSKPSESQPPKNVAIELNWLGIPPNGQMPSQLSAFGLYVFNSQGTTIRRNRIANHQGSGIITGAQAENMLVTENIIVANGLAGMPDAIRLEGEIDQSQITGNLICGNDGSGVYLFKPNGAVQIRNNQITSNGRRLRQAAVYLMGNNHQVMDNQIRYQSGPGVVVTAYPKNDVQQNRSSARNRIENNRFAQLEGLSIDLNTQQNVNPIHFQRGDGPNPLRNSPNRREETGNSAINAPQFHSSEFFVLGREVKLFGKADPGSTVEVYRVRENTTIPYGPLSEPLTSVTTDEKGDFSVTLDNLQPGEKVSAIATHPQYGTSEPALNARVLAADGTGTAQPDAPSGVIPPCTTAQVPPTPPEPTPPPEQLRLSIARNIHFALDQSTISPESAAILDQIGEVMRSYPFLTVDIQGHTDPRASAAYNQALGMRRAIAARNYLLRQGIAPERLTIRSFGEVERRTTGTDVVDYARDRRVEFIFQDTRGLEIIFENQETDLQVEPRGGSR